From one Pseudoliparis swirei isolate HS2019 ecotype Mariana Trench chromosome 5, NWPU_hadal_v1, whole genome shotgun sequence genomic stretch:
- the LOC130194236 gene encoding keratin, type I cytoskeletal 9-like: MNRNFGCGSGNSKTTHYERTEVVRGGRNNACDGGYSYSYSQSSGGGMGGGMSGGMVSGMGVRMGGGMGVGMLSGMGGGMSGGMMSSSSNRVMHSSSSGMSGGMMSGGMMSSGLSGGMMRSGLSGGMMSSGLSGGMMNSRMGGGMSSGMMRCSSSGMTSGMSGGMASGMSGGVMACTGGGMSGSNSSHQKTTFMKSEYTHESGSNNRGICNYPLSQFPPHM, translated from the exons ATGAACAGAAACTTTGGGTGCGGGTCCGGCAACTCGAAGACCACCCATTACGAACGCACGGAGGTCGTGCGAGGAGGCCGTAATAATGCATGCGATGGCGGATACTCCTACAGCTATTCCCAGTCCTCTGGAGGCGGCATGGGAGGCGGAATGTCAGGCGGAATGGTGAGCGGTATGGGAGTCAGAATGGGAGGCGGTATGGGAGTCGGAATGTTGAGCGGCATGGGAGGTGGAATGTCAGGTGGAATGATGAGCAGTTCGTCAAACAGAGTGATGCACTCTTCGTCGAGCGGCATGTCCGGCGGAATGATGAGCGGCGGAATGATGAGCAGCGGCCTGTCCGGCGGAATGATGAGAAGCGGCCTGTCCGGCGGAATGATGAGCAGCGGCCTGTCCGGCGGAATGATGAACAGCAGAATGGGAGGCGGAATGTCAAGCGGAATGATGCGCTGTTCGTCAAGTGGAATGACGAGCGGTATGTCAGGCGGAATGGCGAGCGGTATGTCAGGCGGAGTAATGGCCTGCACAGGAGGCGGAATGAG TGGCTCAAATTCCTCCCACCAGAAAACCACTTTCATGAAGTCTGAATACACTCATGAGTCT ggCTCCAACAACAGGGGAATCTGCAATTATCCACTCTCACAGTTCCCACCCCATATGTAA
- the LOC130194162 gene encoding uncharacterized protein LOC130194162 codes for MNMDGNIGCGSGNSKSVSTTHYEQTKVVQGGGDGCDGGYSYSYSESSGGGMGGGMSGGMMSGMGVGMGGGMMSGMGVGMGGGMMSSSSKKVMHSASSGMSSGMGVGMEVGMGGGMGSGMGGGMGGGMGGGMMTSSSNTVVRCASGGTSGGMASGTAMSGGMASGTAMSGGMMTTMGGGMSGGMMTTMGGGMSGCTVGGMSGSNSTHQKTTVVTSEYTHKSGNCNN; via the exons ATGAATATGGACGGAAACATTGGGTGTGGGTCCGGCAACTCAAAGAGCGTGAGCACCACCCATTACGAACAAACCAAGGTCGTGCAAGGAGGCGGTGATGGATGCGATGGCGGATACTCCTACAGCTATTCCGAGTCCTCTGGAGGCGGCATGGGAGGCGGAATGTCAGGCGGAATGATGAGCGGTATGGGAGTCGGAATGGGAGGCGGAATGATGAGCGGTATGGGAGTCGGAATGGGAGGCGGAATGATGAGCAGTTCGTCAAAGAAAGTGATGCACTCTGCATCAAGCGGAATGTCGAGCGGTATGGGAGTCGGAATGGAAGTCGGAATGGGAGGCGGAATGGGAAGCGGAATGGGAGGCGGAATGGGAGGCGGAATGGGAGGCGGTATGATGACCAGTTCGTCAAACACAGTGGTGCGCTGTGCATCAGGCGGAACGTCAGGCGGTATGGCGAGCGGTACCGCCATGTCAGGCGGTATGGCGAGCGGTACCGCCATGTCAGGCGGAATGATGACCACAATGGGAGGTGGCATGTCAGGCGGAATGATGACCACAATGGGAGGCGGCATGTCCGGCTGCACGGTTGGCGGAATGAG TGGCTCAAATTCCACCCACCAGAAAACCACGGTCGTGACGTCTGAATACACTCATAAGTCT gGCAACTGCAACAACTGA